A single Mytilus trossulus isolate FHL-02 chromosome 12, PNRI_Mtr1.1.1.hap1, whole genome shotgun sequence DNA region contains:
- the LOC134692211 gene encoding uncharacterized protein LOC134692211 — MASSKSVFKITKPPIAQPTITQPFPKDIIQMSQVCYKHNEKYTIYCKKHECPCCSGCIVEDHNECRNLAKLADYIKKNKPTNAFSEMEHSLKELVNNIKAVRHDQQNNLQRLAKMKSQIVKEIKETRITINNHLDEIQNDILEKLNAVEVEENTKIVTLLLLLKEKEDEISECQKSMGEIKKNAKDLKSYLLMKYFENEVSSKGEFLQSMIDTENFQERNLSYKAHAAIQKLVIDINNFGAITIETKQSNIVIKRRNFKEEQLLVPSLSTVDHIELNLIKTIDSTGDNTWGCCTFPDGRLAFPDYYSKTIRVFNTDGSFSFDVKTATCACDIAYISEDNTLAVSSGGSDTPSISLIDIQNKQMKETIPVGSYCYGIAIKENELICSAADDGIQVINMFNNSTNDIVSEQIPSGGYVATFCDKVYHTNNETDCVTCLDLHGIDQWTFQNENILKEPRGISVDNDGNVYVVGVASFNVVVISADGTQYKELFIVSDDLFEPYTLDYNKDTNQLLVADNSNKAMLFDVGR, encoded by the coding sequence ATGGCTTCATCAAAGTCTGTCTTCAAGATCACAAAACCACCCATAGCACAACCAACAATAACTCAACCATTTCCGAAGGATATAATTCAAATGAGTCAAGTATGTTACAAACATAACGAGAAGTACACAATTTACTGCAAAAAACATGAATGTCCCTGTTGCAGTGGTTGTATTGTAGAAGATCATAACGAATGTCGGAACTTAGCTAAGCTTGCtgattatattaaaaagaacaaacCAACGAATGCTTTTAGCGAGATGGAGCATTCATTAAAGGAACTTGTTAACAATATCAAAGCAGTTCGACATGACCAACAAAACAATCTGCAGAGGTTAGCTAAGATGAAGAGTCAGATTGtcaaagaaattaaagaaacccGGATTACAATTAACAACCATTTagatgaaatacaaaatgacaTACTAGAAAAGTTAAATGCAGTGGAAGTAGAAGAAAACACCAAGATTGTCACGTTGTTGTTACTATTAAAGGAAAAAGAAGATGAGATAAGCGAATGCCAGAAAAGCATGGGGGAAATCAAGAAAAATGCAAAAGATCTTAAGAGTTATCTCctcatgaaatattttgaaaacgaAGTATCAAGCAAAGGTGAATTCCTCCAATCAATGATCGACACAGAAAATTTTCAGGAACGTAATTTGTCATATAAAGCACATGCCGCCATTCAAAAACTCGTTATCGATATCAACAATTTCGGGGCTATAACGATTGAGACAAAACAAAGTAATATAGTCATAAAAAGAAGAAACTTCAAAGAAGAACAACTATTGGTGCCATCATTATCAACGGTGGACCATATTGAATTAAATCTGATAAAAACTATAGATTCTACGGGAGATAACACATGGGGATGTTGCACGTTTCCAGATGGTAGACTTGCGTTTCCAGATTACTATAGTAAAACTATCAGAGTATTCAACACTGACGGATCATTTTCATTTGATGTGAAAACAGCAACATGTGCATGTGACATAGCGTACATTAGTGAAGACAACACGTTAGCTGTATCATCAGGAGGATCAGATACGCCATCCATTTCACTAATTgacatacaaaacaaacaaatgaaggAAACAATACCAGTTGGTTCTTATTGTTATGGCATAGCAATAAAAGAGAACGAGCTCATTTGTTCTGCGGCTGATGATGGAATACAAGTCATCAACATGTTCAACAACTCCACGAATGATATAGTCTCAGAACAAATACCATCTGGTGGCTACGTTGCTACATTTTGTGACAAAGTTTACCATACAAATAATGAAACAGACTGCGTCACGTGTTTAGATCTACACGGTATTGACCAATGGACATTCCAGAATGAGAATATTCTAAAGGAGCCACGTGGTATATCTGTAGACAACGACGGTAATGTGTACGTAGTGGGGGTAGCATCTTTTAATGTCGTAGTTATATCTGCGGATGGAACACAATATAAGGAACTATTTATAGTCAGTGATGACCTTTTTGAACCGTATACTCTTGACTATAATAAAGATACTAATCAGTTATTAGTTGCCGATAATAGTAACAAAGCAATGCTTTTTGATGTTGGCCGTTGA